Proteins encoded in a region of the Zunongwangia endophytica genome:
- a CDS encoding PspC domain-containing protein yields the protein MKNIYNLRYYLERNGFYVSSRLADKIGMRAKSVRLFFIYVTFFTFGIGFAVYLTLAFWLRLKDLVYTKRTSVFDL from the coding sequence ATGAAGAATATTTACAATTTGCGATATTATCTAGAACGTAATGGATTTTACGTTTCCTCTCGTTTAGCCGATAAAATTGGCATGCGGGCAAAAAGTGTTAGGCTGTTTTTTATATATGTAACCTTTTTTACCTTCGGGATAGGTTTTGCAGTTTACTTAACACTTGCGTTCTGGTTAAGGCTTAAAGATCTAGTGTATACCAAGCGTACTTCGGTTTTCGATCTTTAA
- a CDS encoding DUF2851 family protein produces MKEDFLHYIWQFQKFDQSPLETVNGEFLEIYHPGTHNLDSGPDFFAAKLKVDTQVWAGNVEIHLRSSDWYLHQHEIDSAYDNVILHVVWEHDADIYRKDESILPTLELKNIVYPEIQHNYYRLFTSDKDWINCEQFFPNFNDFDVESWLTRLYFERLETKNSLITELLNQSNNDWEAVLFKLLAKNFGLNRNGDAFLNLANTIDFEVIRKLSKDQFQLEAVLLGHAGLLEDNFESDYFHRLKNEYLYLQKKFSLGNAIETSPVFSRLRPDNFPTIRLVQLASVLVETSSLFSAVIKAKTKQEIYTIFSIDVPEFWKTHYNFRSNHKPRNKKLSKNFIDLLIINTIVPLLYAFSKNRLTENEYYLDLIAEVSLEKNTTVQNFQTLKPRIFKNAMHSQSLLQLKKNYCDPNRCLKCALGAKFIKGKY; encoded by the coding sequence GTGAAGGAAGATTTTCTACATTATATCTGGCAATTTCAGAAATTCGATCAGTCTCCACTTGAAACTGTAAATGGTGAATTTTTAGAAATTTATCATCCCGGAACGCATAATCTTGATAGCGGTCCCGATTTTTTCGCTGCTAAACTAAAAGTTGATACTCAGGTTTGGGCGGGAAATGTAGAAATTCACTTAAGATCTTCAGATTGGTACCTACATCAGCACGAAATCGATTCGGCATACGATAATGTGATTCTTCATGTGGTTTGGGAACATGATGCCGATATTTATAGAAAAGATGAATCTATTTTACCAACGCTTGAACTTAAAAATATCGTTTATCCCGAGATTCAGCATAATTATTATAGACTATTTACTTCAGATAAAGATTGGATAAATTGCGAACAGTTTTTTCCTAATTTCAACGATTTTGATGTGGAGTCCTGGTTAACACGTTTGTATTTTGAACGTCTGGAAACGAAGAATAGTTTGATTACTGAATTGCTTAACCAAAGCAATAACGATTGGGAAGCGGTTTTATTTAAATTATTAGCTAAAAATTTTGGATTAAATAGAAACGGAGACGCATTTCTAAATCTAGCAAATACTATCGATTTTGAAGTTATTAGAAAACTTTCGAAAGATCAATTTCAGTTAGAAGCAGTTTTGCTTGGACATGCGGGTTTGCTCGAAGATAATTTCGAATCAGATTATTTTCATCGCTTAAAGAATGAATATTTATATCTTCAGAAGAAATTCAGTTTAGGGAATGCTATAGAAACTAGCCCGGTATTTTCTAGGCTTCGACCAGATAATTTTCCAACGATACGTCTTGTACAATTGGCGTCAGTTTTGGTCGAAACCAGTTCACTTTTTTCAGCTGTAATTAAAGCAAAAACGAAACAAGAAATTTATACTATTTTTTCTATTGATGTTCCTGAGTTTTGGAAAACTCACTATAACTTCCGCAGTAATCACAAGCCTAGAAATAAAAAGCTATCTAAAAATTTTATCGATTTACTAATCATTAATACCATAGTCCCACTTCTATATGCTTTTTCGAAAAATCGCTTAACTGAAAATGAGTATTATCTGGACCTTATTGCTGAGGTAAGCTTAGAGAAAAACACGACTGTTCAGAATTTTCAGACTTTAAAACCAAGAATCTTTAAAAATGCGATGCATTCTCAATCATTGCTTCAGCTTAAAAAGAATTATTGCGATCCTAATCGATGTTTAAAATGTGCTTTAGGAGCAAAGTTTATAAAAGGTAAATATTAG
- a CDS encoding SGNH/GDSL hydrolase family protein — MRIFYLFSIVIFMAFNISCSSGRSVNQERDNSPEAAKDEPKYSYLALGDSYTIGESVDASQRWPVQLSEQLKDRGYAMAAPKIIAKTGWTTADLIAGINSELNVQRDFDLVSILIGVNNQYQNKPITEYEEELREIFRKAINHSKTMEAGVFAVSIPDYGFTPFGAAHKDEIGRDIDAFNEVFKRVAQDFNVSFYNITPISRRAEDNPDLVADDDLHPSALMYKIWVEDFILNVVEKLPQE; from the coding sequence ATGAGAATTTTTTACCTATTTTCAATAGTGATCTTCATGGCATTCAATATTTCATGTAGTTCGGGTAGAAGTGTCAACCAGGAGCGTGACAATTCTCCGGAGGCAGCAAAGGATGAGCCAAAATATAGTTACCTGGCTTTGGGTGATTCTTATACGATTGGGGAAAGCGTGGATGCTTCGCAGCGATGGCCGGTTCAGCTAAGCGAACAATTAAAAGATCGCGGGTATGCAATGGCTGCACCTAAGATTATAGCGAAGACGGGTTGGACAACAGCCGATTTAATTGCCGGAATTAATTCTGAATTAAATGTGCAGCGCGATTTCGATCTTGTTTCTATTCTTATTGGTGTTAATAATCAATATCAGAATAAGCCCATAACAGAGTACGAAGAAGAACTAAGAGAAATTTTTCGAAAAGCGATCAATCATTCTAAAACAATGGAAGCCGGAGTTTTTGCAGTGAGTATTCCCGATTATGGGTTTACGCCATTTGGTGCGGCGCATAAAGATGAGATTGGACGAGATATTGATGCTTTTAATGAAGTTTTTAAACGTGTTGCCCAAGATTTTAATGTGAGCTTTTATAATATTACTCCTATTTCTAGAAGAGCCGAAGATAATCCTGATTTGGTCGCTGATGATGATTTACATCCCAGCGCACTTATGTACAAAATTTGGGTGGAAGATTTTATCTTGAATGTTGTAGAAAAATTACCTCAGGAATAA
- a CDS encoding amino acid carrier protein produces MIRNYIVFLVFFQCCCATLLAQEDSNFQVTVATSNPSQEINDAEAVVKVQGGTPPYEYKWSQKDTPLDASKATGFIEGREQQVVVTDADGNEVKKTFKVEAEAIAEKVNSRVQPAVDFLESILFWDPFEPMGLYDPVVYTEDRPVLIPDFDAKTEQKYTLKSWVAPEGNKIKEGDKIAVVQKGNEKEVPVYAPAGGTLNHVVKEGAVVFNPEDKTDVIKQNAHQVAKITYDSPQPVLHPNGDVKKNSIPFIVIWLILGSIFFTFRLGFINVRGFSHSIELAKGKYDNPDAPGRIRHFEAMTTAVSATVGLGNIAGVAVAISLGGAGATFWMFIAGFFAMSLKFVECTLGVKYRHINDEGRIFGGPMNYLRYGLEKRNMKGLGKGLAILFAILGVGASFGGGNMIQSNQAFKIVSDQLPFLEGNGFFFGIGFAVLVGIVILGGIKSIAKVTGKVVPFMALVYVLGCLVVIGTNIENIGNAFHAIFEGAFSASALKGGFIGVLIVGLQRAAFSSEAGVGSAAIAHSASKTKNPIADGYTSLVEPFIDTMVVCTMTALVLIFTGMHEVDGMGGVELTADAFGSVISWFPAVLAFAVFLFAFSTMVSWSYYGMRSWTYLFGRSKKSEIIYKVLFLIFVIIGASVSLGAVLSFSDMMILAMSFPNIIGLYIMSSEIREDLKDYLKRLKNGEIFINPKYENAD; encoded by the coding sequence ATGATAAGAAATTACATCGTCTTTCTCGTATTTTTTCAGTGCTGCTGTGCCACTTTGTTAGCGCAGGAAGATTCGAATTTCCAGGTCACGGTTGCTACCAGTAATCCATCGCAGGAAATTAATGATGCCGAAGCAGTTGTGAAAGTACAGGGAGGAACGCCTCCTTACGAATATAAATGGAGCCAAAAAGATACTCCTTTAGATGCAAGTAAGGCTACAGGCTTTATCGAAGGTCGCGAACAGCAAGTTGTAGTGACAGATGCTGACGGTAACGAGGTGAAAAAAACGTTTAAGGTAGAAGCTGAGGCAATTGCTGAAAAGGTAAATAGCCGTGTACAACCCGCAGTAGACTTCTTGGAAAGTATATTATTCTGGGATCCCTTTGAGCCTATGGGTTTATATGATCCTGTTGTTTATACGGAAGACCGACCTGTATTAATTCCCGATTTCGATGCAAAAACCGAACAGAAATATACCCTTAAGAGTTGGGTGGCTCCGGAAGGAAACAAAATAAAAGAAGGGGATAAAATAGCAGTGGTTCAGAAAGGTAATGAAAAAGAAGTTCCCGTTTATGCACCTGCAGGAGGAACTCTTAATCATGTAGTAAAAGAAGGAGCCGTTGTTTTTAATCCTGAAGATAAAACCGATGTGATCAAACAAAATGCGCATCAGGTAGCAAAGATCACTTACGATTCGCCACAGCCGGTGTTGCATCCTAATGGTGATGTGAAAAAGAATAGTATTCCTTTTATAGTAATCTGGCTTATTTTAGGAAGTATCTTCTTTACGTTTCGTCTTGGATTTATCAATGTTAGAGGATTTTCTCATTCTATAGAATTAGCGAAAGGAAAATATGATAATCCAGATGCCCCTGGTAGAATTCGCCATTTTGAGGCGATGACCACGGCGGTGTCTGCTACTGTAGGACTGGGTAATATTGCCGGTGTAGCGGTTGCAATTTCTCTAGGTGGAGCAGGAGCTACATTTTGGATGTTTATTGCAGGTTTCTTCGCGATGTCTTTAAAGTTTGTGGAATGTACTTTGGGAGTAAAATACAGACACATTAATGATGAAGGAAGAATTTTTGGTGGACCAATGAATTACCTTCGTTACGGACTTGAAAAAAGAAACATGAAAGGTCTTGGTAAAGGTCTTGCTATTTTATTTGCGATTTTAGGAGTTGGAGCCTCTTTTGGTGGTGGAAATATGATTCAGTCTAATCAGGCTTTTAAAATTGTTTCAGATCAGCTTCCATTTTTAGAAGGTAACGGATTCTTTTTCGGAATTGGTTTCGCGGTTTTGGTAGGAATTGTAATTCTTGGCGGAATAAAAAGTATCGCTAAAGTAACCGGGAAAGTAGTGCCATTTATGGCATTAGTTTATGTATTGGGTTGTCTTGTAGTAATAGGAACCAATATTGAAAATATAGGAAATGCATTTCACGCAATATTCGAAGGTGCTTTTTCTGCAAGTGCGCTAAAAGGTGGATTTATAGGTGTTTTAATTGTTGGTCTTCAAAGAGCAGCATTTTCTAGTGAAGCAGGTGTTGGTTCAGCAGCTATTGCGCATAGTGCTTCGAAAACAAAAAATCCTATTGCAGATGGATACACATCTTTAGTAGAGCCTTTTATCGATACTATGGTGGTTTGTACAATGACTGCGTTAGTGTTGATTTTTACAGGAATGCACGAAGTTGATGGCATGGGAGGCGTAGAATTAACTGCCGATGCATTTGGTAGCGTAATCTCTTGGTTTCCTGCAGTGCTTGCTTTTGCAGTATTTCTTTTTGCTTTTTCAACGATGGTATCATGGTCTTACTACGGAATGCGTTCTTGGACTTACCTTTTTGGAAGAAGTAAAAAATCTGAAATTATCTACAAAGTATTGTTTTTAATATTCGTGATTATAGGAGCTTCAGTAAGTTTAGGTGCGGTACTTAGCTTTTCTGATATGATGATTTTAGCGATGTCTTTCCCTAATATTATCGGTCTTTATATTATGTCTTCGGAAATCAGAGAAGATCTAAAAGATTATCTGAAGCGTTTGAAAAATGGTGAAATCTTCATCAACCCGAAATATGAAAATGCAGATTAA